In the genome of Streptomyces sp. Q6, the window TCAACGTCGCGGGCGCCGCCCCCACCCTGGCCGGTGCCACCACGACGGCGGCGTTCAACCTCGGCAACACGGGCGGCCCGTGGCTCGGCGGCACGGTCATCGACGCGGACCTCGGCTACCCGGCCACCGCCTGGGCGGGCGCCGCGATGACGGTGGTGGCCCTCGCCGCGACGGCCGTCGCGCTGCGCCTGCACCGCCGCACCGGATCGAAGATCGTCACGGGCTCGGCGGCGGCACCGCAGGCCGCCCCTTCGGCCGCCGCAGCCCCGCGTCCGTGAGCCTGCGCACGAGTTCCTTCGACCCGATCGCCACGGCCCCCGCCCGCACCGCGTCCTCGTAGCGGTGCGACGGGAGGTCGTAGTGGTCGCGTTCGAAGGCGCGCGGCGGCACCCCCAACCGCTCGGCGAACGCGTGCAGTTCGTCGTACGAGACATCGCTGACCAGGTGGGACCACATCCGGCCGTGCCCCGGCCAGGTCGGCGGATCGATGTAGACGGTCATCCGGTCACGGTCCCGAGCGATCCCACCGGGGCGACCACGACCCCGGCCTCGGAGCAGACCCAGTGCGGGTCGGCGCCCAGCTCCGGTTCCACGTCCAGGGCGTGCGGCCCCTCCGTGCCCGAGCCCGCGCCGCACACGGGGCAGAGCGGCCACCGGCCGTAGCGTTCGAGGAGGCCGTCCTTCACGTCCTGCGCGACGAGCCCGGTGACGTACGCGACGCCCTCCGGCCACTGCTCGACCCACCAGCGGCGCGAGGAGATCGACTCCTCGACGAGGGAGACGACGTCCGCGTCGGCGACGTCCACCGCCTTGAGGTCGGCGAGGACGAGGGCGCGGGCGGCGTGCAGGGCCTGTTCGAGCGGGCTGACGGAATCCATGGACCCATTGTCCCGCCACCCCGCGCACCTCACGCCCCCCATATGTGACCCATGTCCCGGTCGAAGGACTCTTGACCACGACACTCCGCGAAAATATCTTTCAGTACGTGAGCAATAACGTGAAGGAAAGTTTCGCGAGTGACGCGCCCCCCGCCCCGGCGGCCCTCGCGGCCAAGGTGCGCACCCTCGCGCCGTCGATGACCCGCTCCATGCAGCGGGTCGCCGAGGCGGTCGCGGGTGACCCGGCGGGCTGCGCGGCGCTGACCGTCACCGGACTCGCCGAGCTCACCGGCACGAGCGAGGCCACGGTGGTCCGCACCGCCCGCCTCCTCGGCTACCCCGGCTACCGTGACCTGCGCCTGGCCCTCGCCGGGCTCGCCGCCCAGCAGCAGTCGGGCCGGGCCCCCGCCGTCACCGCCGACATCGCGGTCGACGACCCGATCGCCGACGTGGTCGCCAAGCTCGCGTACGACGAGCAGCAGACCCTCGCGGACACGGCGGCCGGTCTGGACACCGTGCAGCTGGGCGCCGCCGTGAACGCCCTCGCGGCCGCCCGCCGCGTCGACGTGTACGGCGTCGGCGCCTCCGGTCTCGTCGCCCAGGACCTCGCGCAGAAGCTGCTGCGGATCGGGCACATCGCCCACGCCCACAGCGACCCGCACCTGGCGATCACGAACGCGGTGACGCTGCGCTCCGGCGACGTCGCGGTCTCCATCACGCACTCCGGCGGGACCGGTGACGTCATCGAGCCGCTGCGCGTCGCCTTCGAGCACGGTGCGACGACCATCGCGATCACCGGCCGCCCCGACGGCCCGGTCTCGCAGTACGCCGACCACGTCCTGACCACGTCCATCGCCCGCGAGAGCGAGCTGCGCCCCGCCGCGATGTCATC includes:
- a CDS encoding DUF4031 domain-containing protein; this translates as MTVYIDPPTWPGHGRMWSHLVSDVSYDELHAFAERLGVPPRAFERDHYDLPSHRYEDAVRAGAVAIGSKELVRRLTDAGLRRPKGRPAVPPPSP
- a CDS encoding MurR/RpiR family transcriptional regulator, with protein sequence MSNNVKESFASDAPPAPAALAAKVRTLAPSMTRSMQRVAEAVAGDPAGCAALTVTGLAELTGTSEATVVRTARLLGYPGYRDLRLALAGLAAQQQSGRAPAVTADIAVDDPIADVVAKLAYDEQQTLADTAAGLDTVQLGAAVNALAAARRVDVYGVGASGLVAQDLAQKLLRIGHIAHAHSDPHLAITNAVTLRSGDVAVSITHSGGTGDVIEPLRVAFEHGATTIAITGRPDGPVSQYADHVLTTSIARESELRPAAMSSRTSQLLVVDCLFVGVAQRTYETTAPALSASYEALAHRHRTSSRK